In the Leguminivora glycinivorella isolate SPB_JAAS2020 chromosome 14, LegGlyc_1.1, whole genome shotgun sequence genome, one interval contains:
- the LOC125233150 gene encoding uncharacterized protein LOC125233150 translates to MSVIDETWAFKIDIKQLDKQLFSEFKADDPNLSKQITNQLHGFQTQTLNYSGSLAKNSDDELRMITEKNKQLVHNIKSKVEEYEQQQEKYNKFKSEQKILATEIKDTHEAFLMAKKYYKKFLKIYFTIESRTDGKDGIFLQFFTEAKKESKGNSVYLLRDSKTKHYEVLQITPGQEICKEVQQKLQVTNDVPGALCYIRHHFMKMKKGKKGDS, encoded by the exons atgagTGTAATCGACGAAACATGGGCCTTTAAAATAGATATTAAACAATTAGATAAACAGTTATTCTCTGAATTCAAGGCCGATGATCCAAATTTATCAAAACAAATCACGAACCAGTTACATGGTTTCCAAACACAAACCCTAAATTACTCTGGAAGTTTAGCTAAGAACAGTGACGACGAATTAAGAATGATAACAGAAAAAAACAAACAGTTGGTACACAATATTAAATCCAAAGTTGAAGAATATGAGCAACAACAAGAGAAATACAACAAATTTAAATCAG AACAAAAGATACTTGCAACAGAAATCAAGGATACCCATGAAGCatttttaatggcaaaaaaatattacaagaaatttttaaaaatttacttCACCATTGAATCAAGGACTGATGGGAAAGATGGGATCTTTTTGCAGTTCTTCACTGAAGCAAAGAAAGAATCAAAAGGAAATTCAGTTTATTTGTTGAGGGactcaaaaacaaaacattacgaAG TGTTGCAGATAACACCAGGACAAGAGATATGTAAAGAAGTCCAGCAGAAACTTCAAGTTACAAATGACGTGCCTGGTGCCCTTTGCTACATCAGACATCATTTCATGAAGATGAAGAAAGGAAAAAAGGGAGACTCATAG